A window of Auraticoccus monumenti contains these coding sequences:
- a CDS encoding glycosyltransferase, which produces MESLRVVRPTTNPYMVQLCRALESTPDVTLRFFSFRAALLGRYDVLHLHWPEILVESRRPVRRWSRRLLVAALVLRLHLTRSVVVRTKHNLHRPEGIARVDHWLLDRLDRLTRVVIRLNDRTPVERWQRASTIPHGHYRDWFEGMPHREPVPGRLAYVGLVRRYKGVEHLIAAFSSVHDPRLSLHIAGRPSTAQLASEVRSSAGDDRRITLDLRFLDDPDLVEAITGSELVVLPYRHMHNSGTVLAALSLDRPVLVPDNDVNRDLAVEVGDGWVHCYEGELSSEDLIRVTAALRLSSADRPDLTGREWDTAGRQHREAFLAALA; this is translated from the coding sequence ATGGAGTCGTTGCGCGTGGTCAGGCCGACCACGAACCCCTACATGGTGCAGCTGTGCCGGGCCCTGGAGTCGACACCGGACGTGACTCTGCGGTTCTTCTCCTTCCGGGCCGCGCTGCTCGGACGCTACGACGTCCTCCACCTCCACTGGCCCGAGATCCTCGTCGAGAGCCGACGACCCGTCAGGCGCTGGTCGCGTCGACTGCTGGTCGCCGCCCTGGTGCTCCGTCTGCACCTGACCCGGAGCGTGGTCGTCCGCACCAAGCACAACCTGCACCGGCCGGAGGGCATCGCCCGGGTCGACCACTGGCTGCTGGACCGGCTGGACCGGCTCACCCGCGTCGTGATCCGCCTCAACGACCGCACGCCCGTCGAACGCTGGCAACGGGCCTCCACCATCCCGCACGGTCACTACCGGGACTGGTTCGAGGGGATGCCGCACCGGGAGCCGGTGCCCGGGCGGCTGGCGTACGTGGGTCTGGTCAGGCGGTACAAGGGCGTGGAGCATCTCATCGCCGCCTTCAGCTCGGTCCACGACCCGCGGCTCAGCCTGCACATCGCCGGTCGGCCCTCGACCGCCCAGCTCGCCTCCGAGGTGCGGTCCTCGGCGGGGGACGACCGGCGCATCACCCTGGACCTGCGGTTCCTCGACGACCCGGACCTGGTCGAGGCGATCACCGGCAGCGAGCTGGTGGTGCTGCCGTACCGGCACATGCACAACTCCGGGACGGTCCTCGCTGCCCTGTCGCTCGACCGACCGGTGCTCGTCCCCGACAACGACGTCAACCGGGATCTCGCGGTCGAGGTGGGAGACGGCTGGGTGCACTGCTACGAGGGGGAGCTGTCGTCCGAGGACCTCATCAGGGTCACGGCAGCGCTGCGGCTCTCCTCGGCCGACCGCCCCGATCTCACCGGCAGGGAGTGGGACACGGCCGGCCGTCAGCACCGTGAGGCGTTCCTGGCGGCCTTGGCCTGA
- a CDS encoding PKD domain-containing protein — protein MIALVLALVLGTGQAPAAAEESEVNLTGPAPIEQRSPTTVTADALPTVQLDSGLAWTQVMVGNKVYVGGSFSNARPYGAAKGTQLTPRGNLLAYDITTGELDTEWDPSVTGTVRSIAASPDGKRIYVGGTFSKASGQTRWNFAAFDAQTGDLLTTFKPAVGGSYVNAITAVGDVVYVGGLLGAGNGVTRKNLMAFNTSGQLLGWAPTTDLQVDAMVAAPGTDKLIVGGRFGVVNGVPQRGLVALSMSDGSIQPWEAPTHVRNGVSEGTYKGKAGIYALSADGTSVFGTGWVYAAAEYGNFEGVFSAQPASGALNWVADCHGDHYGVHSDGTTVYSTSHEHSCESMGGFPQKDPAPGNMRNATAVTAARKGTLTRGTNTPFYQDWTGYPAPAAINWYPDWYTGTASGQGQAGWSVVGTGKYIAVGGEFIGVNGQAQYGLVRFSSEPASGRREGPRLSGDAWAPTAISPHSGSVRVTFPSNWDRDDLGLSYEVLRNGTKVGTVTASSSFWNLPSQTYNDSTVVKGQTYTYQVRAVDGDGNTALSKTVSVTVSTATLGAYSQRVLDDGASLYWRLNRAAAIETDLAGSDPGQVTAGVQATTPGALVGDQDAASRFPGSSTGAMGSSKAAPGPSTYAVELWFSTTTNRGGKLAGFGGSQLGTSNNYDRHVYMTDDGRLFFGAYTGVTNMATSSNSYNDGQWHHVVAMQSSAGMRLYVDGVEVGSNPNTGAEPYTGYWRVGGDNLGGWPGPVSNVWFDGSIDEFAVYGKSLAPATVAAHHQLGRAVASPTAEFSSVVKDLAVTVDGRASSAPTGRTVTGYSWDFGDSTPPTTGSTSSHSYAKAGEYAITLTVTDSGGGTAVKKQTVTVSAAHAAPVASFSQDVQGLTASLDGSGSTAASGATIASYAWDLGDGATSSEAQPSHRYDEAGTYAVQLTVTDSKGAKGTTTKQVTVTHADPVPAFQATTSEALTVAVDASASTTSDDAVPSFSWSWGDETADGSGRTASHEYAEAGSYDVVLTVTDDAGGEATLTKTVTVTEEQLVAQDAFGRSVTSGWGASDVGGTWTGTTGLSVAGGSGLVTVGRSQTRTATLTSAVAGDTDSRFTVGLDKVADGGGAHVNYHVRRGDDGGYRFKLRYAANGNVNVGLARMVGSTETLVANRLLSGYTQTAGAELQVRMEVLTEGTSTRLRAKVWPEGQPEPEAWFVTTTDSTATLQDSGHVAFSAYGTGTMTNGPVVVSIDDLEVR, from the coding sequence TTGATCGCCCTCGTCCTGGCCCTGGTGCTCGGCACCGGCCAAGCACCCGCCGCGGCCGAGGAGTCCGAGGTCAACCTGACCGGCCCGGCTCCGATCGAGCAGCGCTCACCCACGACGGTGACCGCTGACGCCCTGCCCACCGTCCAGCTGGACTCGGGGCTGGCGTGGACGCAGGTCATGGTGGGGAACAAGGTCTACGTCGGCGGCAGCTTCTCCAACGCCCGTCCCTACGGGGCGGCGAAGGGCACGCAGCTCACCCCCAGGGGGAACCTGCTGGCCTACGACATCACCACCGGGGAGCTGGACACCGAGTGGGACCCCAGCGTGACGGGGACCGTCAGGTCCATCGCGGCCTCGCCCGACGGCAAGCGCATCTACGTCGGGGGCACGTTCTCGAAGGCCAGCGGCCAGACGCGCTGGAACTTCGCCGCCTTCGACGCACAGACCGGTGACCTCCTCACCACCTTCAAGCCCGCCGTCGGCGGGAGCTACGTCAACGCCATCACGGCGGTCGGCGACGTGGTCTACGTCGGTGGCCTGCTCGGCGCCGGCAACGGGGTCACCCGCAAGAACCTGATGGCTTTCAACACCTCTGGACAGCTCCTGGGCTGGGCCCCCACCACCGACCTGCAGGTGGACGCCATGGTGGCTGCCCCAGGCACCGACAAGCTCATCGTCGGTGGGCGTTTCGGCGTGGTCAACGGCGTCCCCCAGCGCGGGCTCGTCGCCCTCAGCATGTCCGACGGCTCCATCCAGCCGTGGGAGGCTCCGACGCACGTGCGCAACGGCGTGTCCGAGGGCACCTACAAGGGCAAGGCCGGCATCTACGCGTTGAGCGCCGACGGCACCTCGGTGTTCGGCACCGGCTGGGTGTACGCGGCGGCCGAGTACGGGAACTTCGAGGGCGTCTTCTCGGCCCAGCCGGCGAGCGGCGCCCTGAACTGGGTGGCTGACTGCCACGGGGACCACTACGGCGTCCACTCCGACGGCACCACGGTCTACAGCACCAGCCACGAGCACTCGTGCGAGTCCATGGGCGGTTTCCCGCAGAAGGACCCCGCTCCGGGCAACATGCGCAACGCCACCGCCGTGACCGCTGCCCGGAAGGGCACTCTCACCCGGGGCACGAACACGCCCTTCTACCAGGACTGGACCGGCTACCCGGCGCCGGCCGCGATCAACTGGTACCCCGACTGGTACACCGGCACCGCGTCCGGTCAGGGCCAGGCCGGGTGGAGCGTCGTCGGTACCGGCAAGTACATCGCCGTCGGTGGCGAGTTCATCGGTGTGAACGGGCAGGCCCAGTACGGCCTCGTGCGGTTCTCCTCCGAGCCCGCCAGCGGGCGTCGAGAGGGTCCGCGGCTGAGCGGGGACGCCTGGGCGCCCACCGCCATCTCGCCCCACTCGGGTTCGGTCCGCGTCACCTTCCCCTCCAACTGGGATCGTGACGACCTCGGGCTGAGCTACGAGGTGCTGCGCAACGGCACGAAGGTGGGCACGGTCACGGCCAGCTCCAGCTTCTGGAACCTTCCTTCGCAGACCTACAACGACAGCACCGTCGTGAAGGGCCAGACCTACACGTACCAGGTGCGGGCGGTCGACGGGGACGGCAACACCGCGCTGAGCAAGACGGTCTCGGTCACGGTCTCGACGGCGACCTTGGGTGCCTACTCCCAGCGCGTCCTGGACGACGGTGCCTCGCTGTACTGGCGACTCAACCGTGCCGCCGCCATCGAGACGGACCTCGCAGGCAGCGACCCTGGCCAGGTGACGGCGGGCGTGCAGGCCACGACCCCAGGGGCACTGGTCGGTGACCAGGACGCGGCCAGCCGCTTCCCCGGCAGCAGCACCGGGGCGATGGGGAGCAGCAAGGCCGCTCCCGGTCCCTCGACCTACGCGGTGGAGCTGTGGTTCTCCACCACGACCAACCGCGGTGGCAAGCTGGCCGGCTTCGGTGGTTCCCAGCTGGGGACGTCCAACAACTACGACCGTCACGTCTACATGACCGACGACGGCCGGCTGTTCTTCGGTGCCTACACCGGGGTGACCAACATGGCCACCAGCTCGAACAGCTACAACGACGGTCAGTGGCACCACGTGGTGGCGATGCAGTCCTCGGCCGGGATGCGGCTCTACGTCGACGGTGTCGAGGTGGGCAGCAACCCGAACACGGGTGCCGAGCCCTACACCGGCTACTGGCGGGTCGGGGGCGACAACCTCGGTGGCTGGCCCGGTCCGGTGAGCAACGTCTGGTTCGACGGCAGCATCGACGAGTTCGCGGTGTACGGCAAGAGCCTGGCTCCGGCGACGGTCGCCGCCCACCACCAGCTCGGACGCGCGGTCGCCAGCCCGACGGCTGAGTTCTCCTCGGTCGTGAAGGACCTGGCCGTCACGGTCGACGGCCGCGCCTCGAGCGCTCCCACCGGGCGCACCGTCACGGGGTACTCCTGGGACTTCGGTGACAGCACGCCGCCCACGACCGGCAGCACCTCGTCGCACAGCTACGCCAAGGCGGGGGAGTACGCCATCACCCTGACCGTCACCGACAGCGGCGGCGGCACCGCCGTCAAGAAGCAGACGGTCACGGTGAGCGCCGCGCACGCCGCTCCGGTCGCCTCGTTCAGCCAGGACGTTCAGGGCCTGACCGCCTCCCTCGACGGGAGCGGCTCGACCGCAGCCAGCGGCGCCACCATCGCGTCCTACGCATGGGACCTCGGTGACGGGGCCACGTCCAGCGAGGCGCAGCCGTCTCACCGCTACGACGAGGCTGGGACGTACGCCGTCCAGCTGACGGTCACCGACAGCAAGGGCGCCAAGGGCACCACCACCAAGCAGGTGACCGTGACCCATGCCGACCCGGTGCCGGCATTCCAGGCCACCACCTCCGAGGCGCTCACCGTCGCGGTCGACGCCAGCGCATCGACCACCTCCGACGACGCCGTGCCGAGCTTCTCCTGGAGCTGGGGCGACGAGACGGCGGACGGCAGCGGCCGCACGGCGAGTCACGAGTACGCGGAGGCAGGCAGCTACGACGTCGTCCTCACCGTGACCGACGACGCGGGCGGCGAGGCCACCCTCACGAAGACGGTGACGGTGACCGAGGAGCAGCTGGTCGCCCAGGACGCCTTCGGGCGCAGCGTGACCAGCGGTTGGGGAGCCTCCGACGTCGGTGGCACCTGGACCGGCACCACCGGGTTGTCCGTGGCCGGCGGTTCGGGGCTCGTGACCGTGGGACGCAGCCAGACGCGGACGGCGACGTTGACCTCGGCCGTCGCGGGGGACACCGACTCCCGCTTCACCGTCGGGCTCGACAAGGTGGCCGACGGGGGCGGGGCCCACGTCAACTACCACGTGCGCAGGGGCGACGACGGTGGGTACCGGTTCAAGCTCCGGTACGCCGCGAACGGGAAC